From Psychroflexus torquis ATCC 700755, the proteins below share one genomic window:
- a CDS encoding NAD(P)H-dependent oxidoreductase: MKGFIDRTFLPGITFQPFEGKVTPKKLLKGKTARIIITPDTPKWYDSLFVKRLAIHQFQKRTLEFCKINPIEVTYISPINEFKCLL; the protein is encoded by the coding sequence ATGAAAGGATTTATTGACCGTACATTTTTACCAGGAATAACCTTCCAACCTTTCGAAGGAAAAGTAACACCAAAAAAATTATTGAAAGGAAAAACGGCAAGAATCATTATAACTCCTGATACCCCTAAATGGTATGACTCCTTATTTGTGAAAAGACTAGCTATCCATCAATTCCAAAAAAGAACCTTAGAGTTTTGTAAAATCAATCCTATTGAAGTGACCTATATTTCACCTATTAACGAGTTCAAATGTCTGTTATAA
- a CDS encoding IS1595-like element ISPto1 family transposase, which yields MNIDNLKEEILSLSTLDRDNLLKDITDSLEHNQLVERASRRHILDNKMGGCPHCLHEKYVRFGVDKGSQRYKCKSCNRSFTEYTGTWMAGLQRKDMISSYLSLMVQEKSLDKISSELGINKKTAFDWRHKILASFDTKNDDDQDNFTGITESDETFFLRSEKGMEVKDRESRKRGGKSKKRGISKDQVAVIVTQDRKSTLDLSVAKLGRIGKVDIENAIGKRVIKDITILCSDAHHSYKGFAKDSETEFHIVNASKGERVKGKYHIQHVNSTHNRVKKWIENTFWGVSTKYLQQYMNWYRIKENIKSRSDRANAFVEETIALGTLKRYNQIESRYENLISTQT from the coding sequence ATGAACATAGATAATCTAAAAGAGGAAATACTATCACTATCCACTCTAGATCGTGATAATCTGTTAAAGGATATTACAGATTCACTTGAGCATAATCAATTGGTTGAGCGGGCTTCCCGTCGCCATATTTTAGATAATAAAATGGGCGGATGCCCACATTGTTTACATGAAAAATATGTTCGTTTTGGAGTTGACAAAGGCTCGCAGCGCTATAAGTGCAAGTCTTGCAATAGAAGCTTTACTGAATATACTGGCACTTGGATGGCGGGACTTCAAAGAAAGGATATGATTTCATCTTATTTAAGTCTTATGGTTCAAGAAAAAAGTTTAGATAAAATAAGTTCAGAATTAGGCATCAATAAAAAGACAGCCTTTGATTGGCGTCATAAGATATTAGCTTCATTCGATACTAAAAATGACGATGACCAAGACAACTTTACAGGTATTACAGAGAGTGACGAAACCTTTTTCCTAAGATCAGAAAAAGGTATGGAGGTAAAAGATAGGGAATCAAGAAAAAGAGGCGGTAAGTCTAAAAAGAGAGGTATAAGTAAAGATCAAGTTGCGGTAATTGTAACACAGGATAGAAAATCAACATTAGACCTTAGCGTGGCTAAACTCGGTCGAATAGGAAAAGTAGATATAGAAAATGCTATCGGTAAACGTGTTATAAAGGATATAACCATATTGTGTAGCGATGCCCATCACAGTTATAAAGGGTTTGCCAAAGATAGCGAAACAGAGTTCCACATCGTAAATGCATCAAAAGGAGAAAGAGTAAAAGGAAAGTATCACATACAACACGTTAATTCTACTCACAATAGAGTTAAAAAATGGATTGAAAATACCTTTTGGGGAGTATCAACAAAATATCTACAACAATATATGAATTGGTATCGAATAAAGGAAAATATAAAGTCTAGAAGCGATAGAGCCAACGCCTTTGTGGAAGAAACAATTGCTCTAGGTACATTGAAACGGTATAATCAAATCGAATCTAGATATGAAAACTTAATATCAACGCAGACCTAA